A genomic window from Solanum dulcamara chromosome 11, daSolDulc1.2, whole genome shotgun sequence includes:
- the LOC129874936 gene encoding aspartic proteinase PCS1-like yields the protein MDDSVNLLLLLLIFSTFFIQSISTKQSLILPLRAKKISSFSTPKPPNRVSFHHNVSLTVSLSIGSPPQQVIMVLDTGSELSWLHCKKTPTTPLTFNPLVSSSYSVIPCSSPTCRTKTRDFSIPVSCDPKKLCHATLSYADGSSVEGNLATETFRIDNLNLPGIVFGCMDSSSSSNPEDSRTTGLIGMNRGGLSFVTQMGYPKFSYCISGGDSNGVLLFGDVNLPWLKPRKYTPLVQMSTPLPYFDRVAYTVQLEGIKVGGTILPLPKSVFVPDHTGAGQTMVDSGTQFTYLLGPAYTALKNEFMKQTKGVLIILNDPNFVFQGAMDLCYLVESTRTTLPQLPPVTLMFPGVEMSVTGEKLLYKLAGVTRGKDQVYCFTMGNSDLLGIEAYVIGHHHQQNFWMEFDLANSRVGLAEVSCELASQKLGLDL from the coding sequence ATGGATGACTCAGTAAATCTTCTGCTTCTTCTCCTTATATTCTCTACTTTTTTCATCCAATCAATTTCTACTAAACAGTCACTGATTTTGCCTCTCAGAGCCAAGAAAATATCATCTTTCTCCACCCCAAAACCCCCAAACAGAGTTTCTTTCCACCATAATGTTTCTCTTACCGTTTCTCTTTCTATTGGGTCGCCTCCACAGCAAGTCATCATGGTACTTGATACAGGGAGTGAACTTTCATGGCTTCATTGCAAGAAGACCCCAACAACACCTTTAACGTTCAACCCGCTTGTTTCTTCTTCATACTCTGTTATCCCCTGTTCTTCACCAACATGCAGGACAAAAACCCGGGATTTCTCTATACCCGTTTCATGTGACCCTAAAAAACTCTGCCACGCTACGCTGTCTTATGCTGATGGTTCCTCCGTTGAAGGTAATCTCGCTACGGAAACTTTCCGTATTGATAATTTGAATTTACCCGGGATAGTGTTCGGTTGTATggattcaagttcaagttcaaaccCGGAAGACTCCCGGACTACCGGGTTGATAGGAATGAACCGCGGAGGTTTATCTTTCGTTACTCAAATGGGTTACCCGAAATTCTCTTATTGTATTTCGGGTGGTGACAGTAACGGTGTTCTCCTATTTGGGGACGTGAATTTGCCTTGGCTTAAACCCCGGAAGTACACTCCGTTAGTCCAAATGTCAACTCCGTTACCTTATTTTGACCGGGTCGCTTATACGGTCCAGTTGGAAGGAATTAAAGTTGGGGGTACGATTTTACCCTTGCCTAAATCCGTATTCGTACCGGATCACACCGGGGCGGGTCAAACCATGGTTGACTcgggtactcaattcacttatCTACTTGGCCCGGCTTACACCGCATTAAAAAATGAGTTTATGAAGCAAACCAAAGGCGTGTTGATTATCTTGAACGACCCGAATTTCGTATTCCAAGGGGCGATGGACTTGTGTTACTTAGTTGAGTCAACTCGTACGACACTACCGCAGTTGCCACCCGTAACTTTAATGTTTCCAGGTGTGGAAATGAGTGTCACTGGTGAAAAATTACTCTACAAATTAGCAGGAGTAACGAGAGGGAAGGATCAAGTGTATTGTTTTACTATGGGAAATTCAGACTTACTAGGGATAGAGGCGTACGTCATtggacatcatcatcaacaaaaTTTCTGGATGGAATTTGATCTTGCAAATTCTAGAGTTGGATTAGCTGAAGTTAGTTGTGAATTAGCAAGTCAAAAATTAGGACTAGatttataa